A section of the Streptomyces sp. 6-11-2 genome encodes:
- a CDS encoding cysteine desulfurase family protein, with the protein MIHRPPPHPGLTGGPVYLDYNATTPVDPRVVEAMLPHLTGHFGNPSSTHPYGSEPRSALTAARAQVAELIGARPGEIVFTSSGSEADLLALRGATLAATRTRPHVITQATEHPAILATCQALELLHHARITVLPVDREGLVDPAALTAALDDDTVLVSVMVANNETGALQPVRELADAAHRAGALLHCDAAQAVGKIPLDVRELGADLLTVVGHKMYASKGAAALFVRDGVRLEPVVYGGGQERGLRAGTENVALAVALGAAAQLAADDLADGAHERIRGLRDELHQRLVDALPGRVRLNGPVEQRLPNTLNIGIDGVPGHRVLDGAPRIAASTGSACHSGIHTPSPVLTAMGTDPARALEAVRLSLGRWTTRDEIGAAATAIAAAVNVFAAGTR; encoded by the coding sequence ATGATCCACCGTCCGCCGCCGCACCCGGGCCTGACCGGCGGACCGGTCTACCTCGACTACAACGCCACCACACCCGTCGACCCACGCGTCGTGGAAGCGATGCTGCCCCACCTGACCGGCCACTTCGGCAACCCCTCCAGCACCCACCCCTACGGCAGCGAACCCCGCAGCGCCCTCACGGCGGCGCGTGCCCAGGTCGCCGAGCTGATCGGTGCCCGCCCGGGCGAGATCGTCTTCACCTCCTCCGGCTCCGAGGCCGACCTGCTCGCCCTGCGCGGAGCCACCCTGGCCGCCACCCGGACCCGCCCCCACGTCATCACCCAGGCCACCGAACACCCCGCGATCCTCGCCACTTGCCAGGCCCTCGAACTCCTCCACCACGCACGGATCACGGTGCTGCCCGTCGACCGCGAGGGCCTGGTCGACCCGGCCGCGCTGACCGCCGCGCTCGACGACGACACCGTGCTGGTCTCGGTCATGGTCGCCAACAACGAGACCGGCGCCCTCCAGCCGGTGAGGGAACTGGCCGACGCCGCTCACCGGGCCGGAGCGCTGCTCCATTGCGACGCCGCCCAGGCCGTCGGGAAAATCCCGCTGGACGTACGGGAGTTGGGCGCCGACCTGCTCACGGTCGTCGGGCACAAGATGTACGCGTCCAAGGGTGCGGCCGCCCTGTTCGTGCGCGACGGTGTGCGACTGGAGCCGGTCGTCTACGGCGGCGGCCAGGAACGCGGGCTGCGCGCCGGCACCGAGAACGTCGCCCTCGCCGTCGCCCTGGGCGCCGCCGCGCAGCTCGCCGCCGACGACCTCGCCGACGGTGCGCACGAGCGGATCAGGGGCCTGCGCGACGAACTGCACCAGCGACTCGTCGATGCCCTGCCCGGGCGGGTCCGGCTCAACGGACCCGTGGAACAGCGGCTGCCCAACACGCTGAACATCGGCATCGACGGCGTACCGGGACACCGCGTTCTGGACGGCGCACCCCGGATCGCCGCCTCGACCGGCTCCGCGTGCCACAGCGGCATCCACACCCCCTCGCCCGTCCTCACCGCCATGGGCACCGACCCCGCGCGGGCCCTGGAAGCCGTCCGGCTCTCCCTCGGCCGCTGGACCACCCGGGACGAGATCGGGGCAGCCGCGACCGCGATCGCCGCCGCGGTGAACGTCTTCGCGGCAGGCACCCGGTGA
- a CDS encoding family 1 encapsulin nanocompartment shell protein, protein MDNLHRELAPISAAAWADLEEEARRTFKRHVAARRIVDVPEPCGPEPAGVGTGHLRTVAAPAEGVETRLRRFQPLVELRVPFTVDRQQVDDVARGAKDADWQPVKDAARQIAFAEDRAVFEGYPSADIAGLRESSSHSALNLPAEARQYPDIVSKALTVLRLAGVGGPYALALSAAAYTAVSETSDYGYPIIKHIARLLDGDIVWAPAIEGAFLLSTRGGDFELRLGQDLSIGYLSHDDTSIRLYFQETLTFLVYTGEAVVPARGSTPPSAPAEGWA, encoded by the coding sequence ATGGACAATCTGCATCGTGAACTTGCACCCATCTCCGCCGCCGCGTGGGCCGATCTGGAGGAGGAGGCACGGCGTACGTTCAAGCGGCACGTCGCGGCCCGCCGTATCGTCGACGTGCCCGAGCCGTGCGGTCCTGAGCCGGCCGGTGTGGGGACCGGGCACCTGCGGACCGTGGCGGCGCCGGCCGAGGGGGTCGAGACGCGGCTACGCCGGTTCCAGCCGCTGGTCGAGCTGCGGGTGCCGTTCACCGTGGACCGGCAGCAGGTCGACGATGTCGCGCGGGGTGCCAAGGACGCGGACTGGCAGCCGGTCAAGGACGCGGCCCGGCAGATCGCCTTCGCCGAGGACCGCGCCGTGTTCGAGGGCTATCCGTCCGCGGACATCGCCGGTCTGCGGGAGAGCTCGTCCCACTCCGCCCTGAACCTGCCGGCCGAGGCGCGCCAGTACCCGGACATCGTCAGCAAGGCCCTGACCGTGCTGCGGCTCGCCGGTGTCGGCGGCCCGTACGCCCTGGCGCTGAGCGCCGCGGCGTACACCGCTGTCAGCGAGACGTCCGACTACGGCTACCCGATCATCAAACACATCGCCCGGTTGCTGGACGGCGACATCGTCTGGGCACCCGCCATCGAGGGGGCCTTCCTGCTGTCGACGCGGGGCGGGGACTTCGAACTGCGCCTCGGCCAGGACCTGTCCATCGGTTACCTGTCGCACGACGACACCAGCATCCGGCTGTACTTCCAGGAGACGCTGACCTTCCTCGTGTACACCGGCGAAGCCGTCGTGCCCGCGCGGGGGTCGACTCCCCCGTCCGCACCCGCGGAGGGGTGGGCATGA
- a CDS encoding metalloregulator ArsR/SmtB family transcription factor, whose protein sequence is MAETATKARLYDAFAASGKALASGKRLELLDLLAQGERTVDALAKAAGLNLTTASAHLQTLKQAGFVSTRREGVRIHYRLAGDDVAELFALLRKVAETHQAGVPAARDAYLGDGGGRTVTRDELRTRAESKQVVLLDVRPVEEYRAGHIPGAVSIPVEELADRVGELPEDAEVVVYCRGEYCVLAHDAVRLLTENGRRAIRLNDGMLEWRLAELPVDAGAGA, encoded by the coding sequence ATGGCGGAGACGGCCACGAAGGCGCGGCTCTACGACGCGTTCGCGGCCAGCGGGAAGGCGCTGGCCAGCGGGAAGCGGCTGGAACTGCTCGACCTCCTCGCCCAGGGCGAGCGCACGGTCGACGCGCTCGCGAAGGCGGCGGGACTGAATCTGACGACCGCTTCCGCGCACCTCCAGACCCTCAAGCAGGCCGGGTTCGTCAGCACCCGGCGTGAGGGCGTACGCATCCACTACCGGCTCGCCGGTGACGACGTCGCCGAACTGTTCGCCCTGCTGCGCAAGGTCGCCGAGACCCATCAGGCCGGTGTTCCGGCCGCCCGCGACGCCTACCTCGGCGACGGCGGCGGCCGCACGGTCACCCGGGACGAGCTGCGGACCCGCGCGGAATCCAAGCAGGTGGTGCTCCTGGACGTCCGCCCGGTCGAGGAGTACCGGGCGGGGCACATTCCCGGTGCCGTCTCCATCCCCGTCGAGGAACTGGCCGACCGCGTCGGTGAACTGCCCGAGGACGCCGAGGTGGTCGTCTACTGCCGTGGCGAGTACTGCGTCCTCGCCCACGACGCCGTCCGCCTCCTCACCGAGAACGGCCGCCGCGCCATCCGCCTCAACGACGGGATGCTCGAATGGCGCCTGGCGGAGCTGCCCGTGGACGCGGGAGCCGGCGCATGA
- the rpmF gene encoding 50S ribosomal protein L32 — MAVPKRKMSRSNTRHRRAQWKAATPALVPITVDGVAHLVPQRLVKAYERGLLRPEG, encoded by the coding sequence ATGGCCGTTCCCAAGCGCAAGATGTCCCGCAGCAACACCCGCCACCGCCGCGCCCAGTGGAAGGCGGCCACGCCGGCGCTCGTCCCGATCACCGTCGACGGCGTCGCGCACCTCGTGCCCCAGCGACTGGTGAAGGCCTACGAGCGCGGGCTGCTGCGCCCCGAGGGCTGA
- a CDS encoding lactate dehydrogenase, which translates to MKAAVVGVGAVGSATALSLVERGGTCREIVLIDRDTARADGVAADLRYAAPLSPTVDVRSGGYGDLADAAVVAITAGVNEKAGGATDRSEPQGRLRLLETNAKVFADVVPRVVAVAPEAVLMVVTDPPDPLADLTRHLAGHDRVFSTGTLIDSLRFRVQLADRLRVRPRDVQALVVGEHGTSEVLLWSSAGVGGIPVAELLAQDGRSVEDIREEVENDIRYANITIIEGTGASQYGIGAVSARLVEAVLRNERAVLPVAAHSSAHGVTLSLSSVLGAGGVQQMHEPAMTPKERRALEKSARVLREAAERAIAVGAT; encoded by the coding sequence ATGAAAGCCGCCGTCGTGGGAGTCGGCGCGGTCGGGTCGGCCACGGCGCTGTCCCTGGTCGAACGAGGGGGAACCTGCCGGGAGATCGTGCTGATCGACCGCGACACCGCCCGCGCCGACGGCGTGGCCGCCGACCTGCGCTACGCCGCTCCGCTGTCCCCCACGGTCGACGTACGCTCCGGTGGCTACGGTGACCTGGCCGACGCCGCCGTCGTCGCCATCACCGCGGGCGTCAACGAGAAGGCCGGCGGCGCCACCGACCGGTCCGAGCCCCAGGGTCGCCTGCGGCTGCTGGAGACCAATGCCAAGGTCTTCGCCGACGTCGTCCCCCGGGTGGTCGCGGTCGCGCCGGAGGCGGTGCTGATGGTGGTCACCGACCCACCGGACCCGCTGGCCGACCTCACCCGTCATCTCGCCGGGCACGACCGGGTGTTCTCGACCGGCACCCTCATCGACAGTCTCCGGTTCCGTGTGCAGCTCGCCGACCGCCTGCGGGTGCGGCCACGTGACGTGCAGGCCCTTGTGGTGGGCGAACACGGCACCTCCGAGGTGCTGTTGTGGTCCTCGGCGGGTGTCGGCGGCATTCCCGTCGCCGAACTGCTCGCCCAGGACGGCCGGTCGGTCGAGGACATACGCGAAGAGGTCGAGAACGACATCCGGTACGCCAACATCACCATCATCGAGGGCACCGGCGCGAGCCAGTACGGCATCGGCGCCGTCTCCGCCCGGCTCGTCGAGGCGGTCCTGCGCAACGAACGCGCGGTGCTGCCGGTGGCCGCTCACTCCTCCGCCCACGGGGTCACGCTCTCCCTGTCCAGCGTTCTCGGAGCGGGCGGCGTCCAGCAGATGCACGAGCCCGCCATGACGCCCAAGGAGCGACGGGCCCTGGAGAAGAGCGCCCGGGTGCTGCGCGAAGCCGCCGAACGGGCCATTGCCGTGGGGGCGACCTGA
- a CDS encoding GTP-binding protein, protein MASDRLPVTVLSGFLGAGKTTLLNHVLGNREGLRVAVIVNDMSEVNIDAALVRGGEAALSRTEERLVEMTNGCICCTLRDDLLEEVDRLAREGRFDYLLIESSGISEPMPVAATFAFARDDGATLGEIARLDTMVTVVDAAGFLPELTSGDELVERGLDQYEDDERTVSDLLMDQVEFADVIVLNKLDLVDEESADRLRAALTRLNPVARVVPAVHGRVRAADVLGTGLFDLERAQQAPGWVRELNGDHVPETEEYGISSTVFRAELPFHPGRLWTFVTEKLDSGAFGEVLRSKGFFTLAGRGQVTGLWSQAGSVARFEPSGARDTDGPEGQELVFIGTRLRADALHAALGDCLMADGESLPPVDPFPVWDTYGIGDTCEHEHPEPVAHV, encoded by the coding sequence ATGGCTTCCGACCGACTCCCCGTCACCGTCCTGTCCGGCTTCCTCGGCGCGGGCAAGACCACCCTCCTCAACCATGTCCTGGGCAACCGCGAGGGACTGCGCGTCGCGGTCATCGTCAACGACATGAGCGAGGTCAACATCGACGCCGCCCTGGTGCGCGGCGGCGAGGCGGCCCTGTCACGCACCGAGGAACGCCTGGTCGAGATGACCAACGGCTGCATCTGCTGCACCCTGCGCGACGACCTGCTCGAGGAGGTCGACCGGCTCGCCCGCGAGGGCCGCTTCGACTACCTGCTCATCGAGTCGTCCGGCATCTCCGAACCCATGCCGGTGGCCGCGACGTTCGCCTTCGCCCGCGACGACGGTGCCACCCTCGGCGAGATCGCCCGCCTGGACACCATGGTCACGGTCGTCGACGCCGCCGGCTTCCTGCCCGAGCTGACCAGCGGCGACGAACTCGTCGAGCGCGGCCTGGACCAGTACGAGGACGACGAACGCACCGTCAGCGACCTGCTGATGGACCAGGTCGAGTTCGCGGACGTCATCGTGCTCAACAAACTCGACCTCGTCGACGAGGAGTCGGCGGACCGGCTTCGGGCGGCGCTCACCCGCCTCAACCCGGTGGCGCGCGTCGTCCCGGCCGTCCACGGCCGCGTGCGGGCCGCAGACGTACTGGGCACCGGGCTGTTCGATCTGGAACGCGCCCAACAGGCCCCCGGCTGGGTGCGGGAGCTCAACGGCGACCACGTCCCCGAGACGGAGGAGTACGGGATCTCCTCGACCGTCTTCCGCGCCGAACTGCCGTTCCACCCAGGCCGGCTGTGGACGTTCGTGACCGAGAAGCTCGACAGCGGCGCGTTCGGCGAGGTTCTGCGGTCCAAGGGGTTCTTCACACTGGCCGGCCGGGGGCAGGTGACGGGCCTGTGGTCACAGGCCGGCTCCGTCGCACGCTTCGAGCCCTCCGGCGCCCGCGACACCGACGGCCCGGAAGGCCAGGAACTGGTCTTCATCGGCACGCGTCTGCGCGCGGACGCGCTGCACGCGGCACTGGGCGACTGCCTCATGGCCGACGGTGAAAGCCTGCCGCCCGTCGACCCGTTCCCCGTCTGGGACACCTACGGCATCGGCGACACCTGCGAGCACGAGCACCCGGAACCCGTGGCGCACGTCTGA
- a CDS encoding Dyp-type peroxidase, with translation MCAHSRAPEPQPVLSPLTGAAIFLVATIDRGGEPVVRDTLSELNGLQRAVGFRAPDGKLSVVVGIGSEAWDRLFAGPRPAELHRFRELAGARHRAVSTPGDLLFHIRAARPDLCFALAAEIMERIRDVVTVRDEVHGFKYFDVRDLLGFVDGTENPTGRAADTAVLIGDEDPEFAGGSYVIVQKYVHDLEAWNALPVEAQELVIGRRKLSDVELDDAVKPADSHVALTTIEDPDGTKHEILRDNMPFGTVGQGEFGTYFIGYARTPAVIERMLERMFLGDPPATHDRILDFSTAVTGSLFSVPTSDFLDDLPDAPAAREGAEGQEGQEGGGVEETEPVPAAVRPPAVDGSLGIGDLRM, from the coding sequence ATGTGCGCACACTCCCGGGCCCCGGAGCCCCAGCCGGTGCTGTCCCCGCTGACGGGCGCGGCGATCTTCCTGGTCGCGACCATCGACCGGGGTGGCGAGCCGGTCGTACGGGACACGCTGTCCGAACTGAACGGGCTCCAGCGGGCGGTCGGTTTCCGGGCGCCGGACGGGAAACTGAGCGTGGTCGTGGGCATCGGCTCGGAGGCGTGGGACCGCCTGTTCGCGGGTCCGCGTCCGGCAGAGCTGCATCGTTTCCGCGAGCTGGCCGGAGCCCGGCACCGGGCGGTCTCGACCCCCGGCGACCTGCTGTTCCACATCCGCGCGGCCCGCCCGGACCTCTGCTTCGCGCTGGCCGCCGAGATCATGGAGCGGATCCGCGACGTCGTCACCGTGCGTGACGAGGTGCATGGCTTCAAGTACTTCGACGTACGTGACCTGCTCGGATTCGTGGACGGCACGGAGAACCCCACGGGCCGGGCGGCGGACACGGCGGTCCTGATCGGTGACGAGGACCCGGAGTTCGCCGGGGGCAGCTATGTGATCGTGCAGAAGTACGTGCACGATCTGGAGGCGTGGAACGCCCTGCCGGTGGAGGCGCAGGAGTTGGTGATCGGGCGCAGGAAGCTGTCCGACGTCGAACTGGACGACGCGGTCAAGCCGGCCGACTCGCACGTGGCGCTGACCACCATCGAGGACCCGGACGGGACGAAGCACGAGATCCTGCGTGACAACATGCCCTTCGGGACCGTGGGGCAGGGCGAGTTCGGTACGTACTTCATCGGTTACGCCCGGACGCCGGCCGTGATCGAGCGGATGCTGGAGCGCATGTTCCTGGGCGATCCGCCGGCCACCCACGACCGGATCCTGGACTTCTCCACCGCGGTGACCGGGTCGTTGTTCTCCGTGCCCACCAGTGATTTCCTCGACGACCTCCCCGATGCGCCGGCCGCGCGCGAGGGCGCGGAGGGCCAGGAGGGCCAGGAGGGCGGCGGAGTCGAGGAGACGGAGCCCGTGCCTGCGGCGGTCCGGCCGCCGGCCGTGGACGGCTCGCTGGGGATCGGCGATCTGAGGATGTGA
- a CDS encoding isocitrate lyase/phosphoenolpyruvate mutase family protein: MTTTQSAKAQLFRSLHTPGAPLALANAWDVASARVIESAGASAIATTSAGVAWSLGSPDGDVLARDQALGVISRVAAAVAVPVTADIEGGYGQDAAEVAETITGVLAAGAVGVNIEDGTRAPDELATRLAVARRTAERAGVELFLNARVDTYLLGLGDPVTRLEETLARARRYVDAGADGIFVPGVSDTATIAALAEGISVPLNVMAGPGAPSVAELGALGVARVSLGPGVAQAAYAAARRAARELFDTGDYDSLSGGITFPELNALLSESR, from the coding sequence ATGACCACCACGCAGTCGGCCAAAGCCCAGCTCTTCCGTTCCCTGCACACGCCCGGCGCGCCGCTCGCGCTCGCCAATGCCTGGGACGTCGCGAGTGCCCGGGTCATCGAGTCCGCGGGGGCCTCCGCGATCGCCACCACGAGTGCGGGCGTCGCCTGGTCGTTGGGCTCGCCGGACGGTGACGTCCTCGCCCGCGATCAAGCGCTCGGGGTGATTTCCCGCGTCGCCGCCGCGGTCGCGGTTCCGGTCACCGCCGACATCGAGGGCGGGTATGGGCAGGACGCGGCCGAGGTCGCCGAGACCATCACCGGGGTGCTCGCGGCGGGGGCTGTCGGCGTCAACATCGAGGACGGCACCCGAGCCCCGGACGAGCTCGCGACGCGGCTGGCCGTCGCCCGGCGGACCGCCGAGCGCGCGGGGGTGGAACTCTTCCTCAACGCCCGTGTCGACACGTACCTGTTGGGGCTCGGGGACCCGGTCACCCGGCTGGAGGAGACCCTGGCCCGCGCGCGCCGGTACGTAGACGCCGGCGCGGACGGCATCTTCGTTCCCGGTGTCTCCGACACCGCCACGATCGCGGCGCTGGCCGAGGGCATCTCCGTGCCGTTGAACGTCATGGCCGGCCCCGGTGCCCCGAGCGTCGCCGAGCTGGGTGCCCTCGGTGTGGCCCGCGTCAGCCTCGGCCCGGGCGTGGCGCAGGCCGCGTACGCTGCCGCCCGCCGCGCCGCGCGGGAGCTCTTCGACACCGGTGACTACGACTCCCTGTCCGGCGGCATCACCTTCCCGGAACTCAACGCGCTGCTCTCCGAGTCCCGTTGA
- a CDS encoding YozE family protein, giving the protein MNDTADFTRWLKSHTDELNRLGSFARAVANDPHWPAAATVETYREYLEGRGAAPEVIDTLRQAWNEFQHQPHSH; this is encoded by the coding sequence ATGAACGACACAGCCGACTTCACGCGGTGGCTCAAGAGTCACACCGACGAGCTGAACCGTCTGGGTTCCTTCGCCCGCGCCGTTGCGAACGACCCCCACTGGCCCGCGGCGGCGACCGTCGAGACGTACCGGGAGTACCTGGAGGGCCGCGGGGCCGCCCCGGAGGTGATCGACACCCTGCGTCAGGCCTGGAACGAGTTCCAGCACCAGCCTCACTCCCACTGA
- a CDS encoding sulfurtransferase TusA family protein: protein MTAAGEADITVDGTGLLCVTLLLGLRAAIEDAAPGTHVHVMATDPAAPLDLPAWCHMTGHHYLGPVPNTAEPPVYALRLTTDARPTHPDAPWHTTEPSAGRREFT, encoded by the coding sequence GTGACCGCCGCCGGCGAGGCGGACATTACGGTCGACGGCACCGGACTCCTGTGCGTCACCCTCCTGCTCGGACTCCGTGCCGCCATCGAAGACGCCGCCCCCGGCACCCACGTACACGTCATGGCCACCGACCCCGCGGCCCCGCTCGACCTCCCCGCCTGGTGCCACATGACCGGCCACCACTACCTCGGCCCCGTCCCGAACACCGCCGAACCCCCGGTCTACGCCCTCCGCCTGACCACCGACGCGCGCCCGACCCACCCCGATGCCCCCTGGCACACCACCGAACCGTCCGCCGGCCGACGGGAGTTCACGTGA
- a CDS encoding superoxide dismutase, which yields MAVYTLPELPYGYSALAPVISPEIIELHHDKHHAAYVKGANDSLEQLAEARDKESWGSINGLEKNLAFHLSGHILHSIYWHNMTGDGGGEPLETDGVGELAGAITESFGSFAGFKAQLSKAAATTQGSGWGVLAYEPLSGRLIVEQVYDHQGNIGQGSTPVLVFDAWEHAFYLQYKNQKVDFIEAMWQVVNWQDVAKRYAAAKERGDSLLLAP from the coding sequence ATGGCGGTCTACACGCTCCCGGAGCTCCCGTACGGCTACTCGGCGCTCGCCCCGGTCATCAGTCCCGAGATCATCGAGCTGCACCACGACAAGCACCACGCGGCCTACGTCAAGGGCGCCAACGACTCACTGGAGCAGCTGGCCGAGGCGCGGGACAAGGAGTCGTGGGGCTCGATCAACGGTCTGGAGAAGAACCTGGCCTTCCATCTGTCCGGGCACATCCTCCACAGCATCTACTGGCACAACATGACCGGCGACGGCGGCGGTGAGCCCCTGGAGACGGACGGCGTGGGGGAGCTGGCCGGCGCCATCACCGAGTCGTTCGGCTCCTTCGCGGGCTTCAAGGCGCAGCTGTCCAAGGCCGCGGCCACGACCCAGGGTTCGGGCTGGGGTGTGCTCGCGTACGAGCCGCTGAGCGGCCGTCTGATCGTGGAGCAGGTCTACGACCACCAGGGCAACATCGGGCAGGGCTCCACCCCGGTCCTCGTCTTCGACGCCTGGGAGCACGCCTTCTACCTTCAGTACAAGAACCAGAAGGTGGACTTCATCGAGGCGATGTGGCAGGTCGTCAACTGGCAGGACGTGGCCAAGCGCTACGCCGCCGCCAAGGAGCGCGGCGACAGCCTGCTGCTCGCGCCGTGA
- a CDS encoding alpha-keto acid decarboxylase family protein, translating to MTTTTASSRTAPSTASIGDFLLRRLREVGIGHLFGVAGDYNLEFLLQMEDGHDFMWVGNCNELNAAYAADGYARMNGISGLVVTHGVGAWSAINGVAGAYSEHVPVICVCGSVPLKALDRKLRMHHTSGEPEYDDVLRGYAQVTAAQARLTPQNAVREIDRLILTAWQRKLPVYLELPSDIAHLDVEVPAEPLVPAIPKSDPERLTACADAIVARLTNARSPAILLDLDADRFQVTGELLELAAKLKAPIAAMYTCKGIVDENSPYFLGLYAGSGSKPEIREAVENSDGLLAIGVRRVDTTCGGFSDALPAGRIDARGDSVDIGPDSYQGVYLKELLRRVADGAPAKESGYARPAGTPREPSTVAGSDPLTQAAYWSIVQDFVREGDVLIAEDGTSEAGCWGLDLPPRCSIVTQAVWGSIGYSVGSVLGTLLAAPERRHLLFVGDGSFQLTAQEVSTMLRHDLKPVIFLINNGGYTIERTICGKDGRFNDIANWAYADLPKVLHPGTNARTAVVRTPDELKEALASPHDSMLFIEAVMDKYDAPPTAVESGHRMADIDYGPRGPQHRPGVQI from the coding sequence ATGACGACCACGACCGCATCATCCAGGACCGCGCCGTCAACGGCGAGTATCGGTGACTTCCTCCTGCGTCGCTTGCGGGAGGTGGGCATCGGGCACCTGTTCGGCGTCGCGGGTGACTACAACCTCGAGTTCCTCCTTCAGATGGAGGACGGCCACGACTTCATGTGGGTGGGCAACTGCAACGAGTTGAACGCCGCCTACGCCGCCGACGGATACGCGCGGATGAACGGGATCTCCGGACTCGTCGTGACGCACGGCGTCGGGGCGTGGAGCGCCATCAACGGTGTCGCGGGCGCCTACAGCGAGCACGTTCCCGTCATCTGCGTCTGCGGATCGGTTCCGTTGAAGGCGCTGGACCGCAAGCTGCGGATGCACCACACCTCCGGGGAGCCCGAGTACGACGACGTGCTGCGCGGTTACGCACAGGTCACCGCGGCACAGGCCCGGCTGACACCGCAGAACGCCGTGCGGGAGATCGACCGGCTCATCCTGACCGCCTGGCAGCGCAAGCTCCCGGTCTACCTGGAGCTGCCCTCCGACATCGCGCACCTGGACGTCGAGGTTCCGGCGGAACCGCTGGTGCCGGCGATACCGAAGAGCGACCCGGAGCGGCTGACGGCGTGTGCCGACGCGATCGTCGCGCGCCTCACCAACGCCCGTTCGCCCGCGATCCTCCTCGACCTCGATGCCGACCGCTTCCAGGTGACCGGTGAACTGCTGGAGCTGGCCGCCAAGCTGAAGGCCCCGATCGCGGCCATGTACACCTGCAAGGGGATCGTCGACGAGAACAGCCCGTACTTCCTGGGGCTTTACGCGGGCTCGGGCAGCAAGCCCGAGATCCGCGAGGCGGTGGAGAACAGCGACGGGCTGCTGGCGATCGGAGTACGGCGGGTGGACACCACCTGCGGCGGCTTCAGCGACGCGCTCCCCGCGGGACGGATCGACGCCCGCGGTGACAGCGTGGACATCGGACCGGACAGCTACCAGGGCGTCTACCTGAAGGAACTGCTCCGCCGGGTCGCCGACGGCGCCCCGGCCAAGGAGTCCGGATACGCACGGCCGGCCGGCACACCACGGGAACCCAGTACGGTGGCGGGATCCGACCCGCTGACCCAGGCGGCGTACTGGAGCATCGTCCAGGACTTCGTCCGCGAGGGCGACGTGCTCATCGCCGAGGACGGCACCTCCGAGGCCGGCTGCTGGGGCCTGGACCTGCCGCCGCGGTGCTCCATCGTCACCCAGGCCGTCTGGGGTTCGATCGGCTACAGCGTGGGATCGGTCCTGGGCACGCTCCTGGCCGCACCGGAACGCCGCCACCTGCTGTTCGTGGGCGACGGATCCTTCCAGCTCACGGCGCAGGAGGTGTCGACCATGCTCAGGCACGACCTGAAGCCCGTCATCTTCCTGATCAACAACGGCGGTTACACCATCGAGCGCACCATCTGCGGAAAGGACGGGCGCTTCAACGACATCGCCAACTGGGCCTACGCCGACCTGCCCAAGGTCCTCCATCCGGGGACGAACGCCCGGACGGCCGTGGTACGGACCCCGGACGAACTGAAGGAGGCGCTGGCCTCACCGCACGACAGCATGCTCTTCATCGAAGCCGTCATGGACAAGTACGACGCACCGCCGACCGCCGTCGAATCCGGACACCGCATGGCGGACATCGACTACGGCCCACGCGGTCCCCAACACCGCCCGGGCGTCCAGATCTGA